From a single Hypomesus transpacificus isolate Combined female chromosome 14, fHypTra1, whole genome shotgun sequence genomic region:
- the pgghg gene encoding protein-glucosylgalactosylhydroxylysine glucosidase isoform X1, with translation MILVFQYILQLIVLCGPHLHTMATDKPDPYIFSTDTLPNDPRYLPPLANGLLGWTVYNKIMHMGGVYNGEGGDCHRADVPCPLALTMETEEQSRHTYTLNTRTGVFTHSLSTASITASQSFYAHRHHTNLLVMEILLVRQEASQESVTVKLKSSYTPHSKDIIFQSAPDYKGGRHIHGQTTTAEVPKGTCTSVHMIWTPTVPSLTLQPEQSQSRWGFIVALSNSAEGAEAHYDRGLEMMAFGDLRPSHQRAWEELWADSLVELTGPDTLSRALIGCMFYLISAFPYLHEASNFGGVSPGGLSNGGEGQDYWGHVFWDQDTWMYPSIALFYPKFARAVLEYRVSTVDGARDNAEKQGYKMVSQQGLKFPWESAVSGREVCPEDIYGKQEIHINGDITLAFQHYLYLTQDLSMFTEGRGSEVIWGVADYWVSRVTWSSEEENYHILGVMPPDEYYYDVNNSVYTNTVAKFSLQFAVELAGLLNYPAPPEWQQIADQIKIPFDPEIKYHPEFDGYKKGHPVKQADTVMLGYPLGLPMTPEVRRNDLELYEAVTDPHGPAMTWSMFAVGWLELGEAEKAQQELQKCFKNIQGPFQVWSESTDGSGAVNFLTGMGGFLQAVLFGYTGFRVQKDCLAFAPLLPNDISQLCLRGVSYLGAKMDWLVRAQEVCIILREQEDAKPCPLQVILKSSGTKIPLIPGKPVTFPQEAGEICRLDSTLSCGPN, from the exons ATGATATTGGTATTTCAGTATATTTTGCAACTCATTGTTTTGTG TGGACCGCACCTCCACACGATGGCCACTGATAAACCAGACCCCTACATCTTCAGCACAGATACATTACCCAATGACCCCCGCTACCTACCTCCACTGGCCAATGGGCTGCTTGGCTGGACAGTGTATAACAAAATCATGCACATGGGTGGAGTGTATAATGGCGAAGGTGGGGACTGTCACCGGGCAGATGTTCCTTGCCCCCTTGCTTTGACgatggagacagaggagcaAAGCAGGCACACCTACACCCTTAACACCCGAACAG GTGTGTTCACACATTCGTTAAGCACTGCTAGCATCACTGCTTCACAGTCTTTCTATGCTCATCGGCACCATACCAACCTGTTGGTCATGGAGATTTTGCTGGTGCGTCAGGAAGCCTCACAGGAATCAGTCACGGTGAAGCTGAAAAGTTCATACACACCTCACAGTAAAGACATTATCTTCCAGTCTGCACCAGACTATAAAGGTGGGAG GCACATCCATGGACAGACCACCACTGCTGAGGTCCCTAAAGGCACATGTACCAGTGTACACATGATATGGACCCCTACGGTGCCCTCTCTGACCTTACAACCGGAGCAGAGTCAGTCTCGCTGGGGGTTCATTGTAGCATTGTCCAACAGTGCAGAGGGGGCCGAGGCACATTATGACAGAGGTCTGGAGATGATGGCATTTGGGGACCTTCGTCCTTCCCACCAGCGGGCCTGGGAGGAGCTATGGGCGGACAGCTTGGTGGAGCTAACTGGACCTGATACACTTAGTAgagccctgattggctgcatgTTCTACCTAATCAGTGCCTTCCCTTACCTACATGAGGCCTCTAACTTTGGAGGGGTCAGTCCTGGAGGTCTGTCtaatggaggggaggggcaggactACTGGGGTCACGTGTTCTGGGACCAG GACACATGGATGTATCCCAGTATTGCTCTCTTCTACCCTAAGTTCGCCCGGGCTGTGCTGGAGTACAGGGTGAGCACAGTGGACGGGGCCAGAGACAATGCAGAGAAGCAGGGATACAAG ATGGTATCCCAACAGGGACTCAAGTTCCCGTGGGAGAGTGCTGTGTCAGGAAGAGAGGTTTGTCCCGAGGACATCTATGGAAAACAGGAAATCCATATCAATGGAGATATCACCCTTGCTTTCCAACACTACCTTTACCTCACACAG GATCTGTCCATGTTCACTGAGGGCCGAGGCAGTGAGGTGATTTGGGGGGTGGCAGATTACTGGGTTTCTAGAGTAACCTGGAGCTCAGAAGAAGAGAACTATCACATCTTGG GTGTCATGCCACCTGATGAGTATTACTACGATGTCAACAACTCTGTGTACACTAACACAGTGGCCAAATTCAG TCTCCAGTTTGCTGTGGAGTTGGCTGGTCTGCTCAACTACCCAGCGCCCCCAGAGTGGCAGCAGATAGCTGACCAAATCAAAATTCCATTTGACCCAGAAATTAAATATCACCCTGAATTTGATGGCTATAAGAAAG GTCACCCAGTgaagcaggcagacacagtgaTGTTGGGTTATCCTCTGGGCCTGCCAATGACTCCAGAAGTCAGAAGGAATGACCTGGAGTTATATGAGGCTGTCACAGATCCCCATGGTCCTGCCATGACATGG AGTATGTTTGCAGTAGGTTggctggagctgggagaggCTGAGAAAGCTCAACAAGAACTTCAGAAATGCTTCAAAAATATCCAGGGCCCATTCCAG GTATGGAGTGAGTCAACAGATGGTTCTGGTGCAGTAAACTTTCTCACAGGCATGGGGGGATTTCTGCAAGCTGTGCTGTTTGGCTATACTGGCTTCAG AGTACAGAAGGATTGTCTCGCCTTTGCCCCACTCCTGCCCAATGACATATCTCAGCTTTGTTTAAGGGGTGTAAGTTACCTTGGTGCTAAGATGGACTGGTTGGTTAGGGCACAGGAAGTGTGCATTATTCTGAGGGAACAGGAAGATGCCAAACCCTGTCCTCTGCAGGTCATTCTGAAATCCTCAGGAACCAAAATCCCTCTCATACCAG GAAAACCAGTGACTTTTCCTCAAGAGGCGGGGGAAATCTGTAGACTGGACTCAACGTTGTCTTGTGGGCCAAACTGA
- the pgghg gene encoding protein-glucosylgalactosylhydroxylysine glucosidase isoform X2, giving the protein MILVFQYILQLIVLCGPHLHTMATDKPDPYIFSTDTLPNDPRYLPPLANGLLGWTVYNKIMHMGGVYNGEGGDCHRADVPCPLALTMETEEQSRHTYTLNTRTGVFTHSLSTASITASQSFYAHRHHTNLLVMEILLVRQEASQESVTVKLKSSYTPHSKDIIFQSAPDYKGGRHIHGQTTTAEVPKGTCTSVHMIWTPTVPSLTLQPEQSQSRWGFIVALSNSAEGAEAHYDRGLEMMAFGDLRPSHQRAWEELWADSLVELTGPDTLSRALIGCMFYLISAFPYLHEASNFGGVSPGGLSNGGEGQDYWGHVFWDQDTWMYPSIALFYPKFARAVLEYRVSTVDGARDNAEKQGYKGLKFPWESAVSGREVCPEDIYGKQEIHINGDITLAFQHYLYLTQDLSMFTEGRGSEVIWGVADYWVSRVTWSSEEENYHILGVMPPDEYYYDVNNSVYTNTVAKFSLQFAVELAGLLNYPAPPEWQQIADQIKIPFDPEIKYHPEFDGYKKGHPVKQADTVMLGYPLGLPMTPEVRRNDLELYEAVTDPHGPAMTWSMFAVGWLELGEAEKAQQELQKCFKNIQGPFQVWSESTDGSGAVNFLTGMGGFLQAVLFGYTGFRVQKDCLAFAPLLPNDISQLCLRGVSYLGAKMDWLVRAQEVCIILREQEDAKPCPLQVILKSSGTKIPLIPGKPVTFPQEAGEICRLDSTLSCGPN; this is encoded by the exons ATGATATTGGTATTTCAGTATATTTTGCAACTCATTGTTTTGTG TGGACCGCACCTCCACACGATGGCCACTGATAAACCAGACCCCTACATCTTCAGCACAGATACATTACCCAATGACCCCCGCTACCTACCTCCACTGGCCAATGGGCTGCTTGGCTGGACAGTGTATAACAAAATCATGCACATGGGTGGAGTGTATAATGGCGAAGGTGGGGACTGTCACCGGGCAGATGTTCCTTGCCCCCTTGCTTTGACgatggagacagaggagcaAAGCAGGCACACCTACACCCTTAACACCCGAACAG GTGTGTTCACACATTCGTTAAGCACTGCTAGCATCACTGCTTCACAGTCTTTCTATGCTCATCGGCACCATACCAACCTGTTGGTCATGGAGATTTTGCTGGTGCGTCAGGAAGCCTCACAGGAATCAGTCACGGTGAAGCTGAAAAGTTCATACACACCTCACAGTAAAGACATTATCTTCCAGTCTGCACCAGACTATAAAGGTGGGAG GCACATCCATGGACAGACCACCACTGCTGAGGTCCCTAAAGGCACATGTACCAGTGTACACATGATATGGACCCCTACGGTGCCCTCTCTGACCTTACAACCGGAGCAGAGTCAGTCTCGCTGGGGGTTCATTGTAGCATTGTCCAACAGTGCAGAGGGGGCCGAGGCACATTATGACAGAGGTCTGGAGATGATGGCATTTGGGGACCTTCGTCCTTCCCACCAGCGGGCCTGGGAGGAGCTATGGGCGGACAGCTTGGTGGAGCTAACTGGACCTGATACACTTAGTAgagccctgattggctgcatgTTCTACCTAATCAGTGCCTTCCCTTACCTACATGAGGCCTCTAACTTTGGAGGGGTCAGTCCTGGAGGTCTGTCtaatggaggggaggggcaggactACTGGGGTCACGTGTTCTGGGACCAG GACACATGGATGTATCCCAGTATTGCTCTCTTCTACCCTAAGTTCGCCCGGGCTGTGCTGGAGTACAGGGTGAGCACAGTGGACGGGGCCAGAGACAATGCAGAGAAGCAGGGATACAAG GGACTCAAGTTCCCGTGGGAGAGTGCTGTGTCAGGAAGAGAGGTTTGTCCCGAGGACATCTATGGAAAACAGGAAATCCATATCAATGGAGATATCACCCTTGCTTTCCAACACTACCTTTACCTCACACAG GATCTGTCCATGTTCACTGAGGGCCGAGGCAGTGAGGTGATTTGGGGGGTGGCAGATTACTGGGTTTCTAGAGTAACCTGGAGCTCAGAAGAAGAGAACTATCACATCTTGG GTGTCATGCCACCTGATGAGTATTACTACGATGTCAACAACTCTGTGTACACTAACACAGTGGCCAAATTCAG TCTCCAGTTTGCTGTGGAGTTGGCTGGTCTGCTCAACTACCCAGCGCCCCCAGAGTGGCAGCAGATAGCTGACCAAATCAAAATTCCATTTGACCCAGAAATTAAATATCACCCTGAATTTGATGGCTATAAGAAAG GTCACCCAGTgaagcaggcagacacagtgaTGTTGGGTTATCCTCTGGGCCTGCCAATGACTCCAGAAGTCAGAAGGAATGACCTGGAGTTATATGAGGCTGTCACAGATCCCCATGGTCCTGCCATGACATGG AGTATGTTTGCAGTAGGTTggctggagctgggagaggCTGAGAAAGCTCAACAAGAACTTCAGAAATGCTTCAAAAATATCCAGGGCCCATTCCAG GTATGGAGTGAGTCAACAGATGGTTCTGGTGCAGTAAACTTTCTCACAGGCATGGGGGGATTTCTGCAAGCTGTGCTGTTTGGCTATACTGGCTTCAG AGTACAGAAGGATTGTCTCGCCTTTGCCCCACTCCTGCCCAATGACATATCTCAGCTTTGTTTAAGGGGTGTAAGTTACCTTGGTGCTAAGATGGACTGGTTGGTTAGGGCACAGGAAGTGTGCATTATTCTGAGGGAACAGGAAGATGCCAAACCCTGTCCTCTGCAGGTCATTCTGAAATCCTCAGGAACCAAAATCCCTCTCATACCAG GAAAACCAGTGACTTTTCCTCAAGAGGCGGGGGAAATCTGTAGACTGGACTCAACGTTGTCTTGTGGGCCAAACTGA
- the pgghg gene encoding protein-glucosylgalactosylhydroxylysine glucosidase isoform X3 has translation MATDKPDPYIFSTDTLPNDPRYLPPLANGLLGWTVYNKIMHMGGVYNGEGGDCHRADVPCPLALTMETEEQSRHTYTLNTRTGVFTHSLSTASITASQSFYAHRHHTNLLVMEILLVRQEASQESVTVKLKSSYTPHSKDIIFQSAPDYKGGRHIHGQTTTAEVPKGTCTSVHMIWTPTVPSLTLQPEQSQSRWGFIVALSNSAEGAEAHYDRGLEMMAFGDLRPSHQRAWEELWADSLVELTGPDTLSRALIGCMFYLISAFPYLHEASNFGGVSPGGLSNGGEGQDYWGHVFWDQDTWMYPSIALFYPKFARAVLEYRVSTVDGARDNAEKQGYKMVSQQGLKFPWESAVSGREVCPEDIYGKQEIHINGDITLAFQHYLYLTQDLSMFTEGRGSEVIWGVADYWVSRVTWSSEEENYHILGVMPPDEYYYDVNNSVYTNTVAKFSLQFAVELAGLLNYPAPPEWQQIADQIKIPFDPEIKYHPEFDGYKKGHPVKQADTVMLGYPLGLPMTPEVRRNDLELYEAVTDPHGPAMTWSMFAVGWLELGEAEKAQQELQKCFKNIQGPFQVWSESTDGSGAVNFLTGMGGFLQAVLFGYTGFRVQKDCLAFAPLLPNDISQLCLRGVSYLGAKMDWLVRAQEVCIILREQEDAKPCPLQVILKSSGTKIPLIPGKPVTFPQEAGEICRLDSTLSCGPN, from the exons ATGGCCACTGATAAACCAGACCCCTACATCTTCAGCACAGATACATTACCCAATGACCCCCGCTACCTACCTCCACTGGCCAATGGGCTGCTTGGCTGGACAGTGTATAACAAAATCATGCACATGGGTGGAGTGTATAATGGCGAAGGTGGGGACTGTCACCGGGCAGATGTTCCTTGCCCCCTTGCTTTGACgatggagacagaggagcaAAGCAGGCACACCTACACCCTTAACACCCGAACAG GTGTGTTCACACATTCGTTAAGCACTGCTAGCATCACTGCTTCACAGTCTTTCTATGCTCATCGGCACCATACCAACCTGTTGGTCATGGAGATTTTGCTGGTGCGTCAGGAAGCCTCACAGGAATCAGTCACGGTGAAGCTGAAAAGTTCATACACACCTCACAGTAAAGACATTATCTTCCAGTCTGCACCAGACTATAAAGGTGGGAG GCACATCCATGGACAGACCACCACTGCTGAGGTCCCTAAAGGCACATGTACCAGTGTACACATGATATGGACCCCTACGGTGCCCTCTCTGACCTTACAACCGGAGCAGAGTCAGTCTCGCTGGGGGTTCATTGTAGCATTGTCCAACAGTGCAGAGGGGGCCGAGGCACATTATGACAGAGGTCTGGAGATGATGGCATTTGGGGACCTTCGTCCTTCCCACCAGCGGGCCTGGGAGGAGCTATGGGCGGACAGCTTGGTGGAGCTAACTGGACCTGATACACTTAGTAgagccctgattggctgcatgTTCTACCTAATCAGTGCCTTCCCTTACCTACATGAGGCCTCTAACTTTGGAGGGGTCAGTCCTGGAGGTCTGTCtaatggaggggaggggcaggactACTGGGGTCACGTGTTCTGGGACCAG GACACATGGATGTATCCCAGTATTGCTCTCTTCTACCCTAAGTTCGCCCGGGCTGTGCTGGAGTACAGGGTGAGCACAGTGGACGGGGCCAGAGACAATGCAGAGAAGCAGGGATACAAG ATGGTATCCCAACAGGGACTCAAGTTCCCGTGGGAGAGTGCTGTGTCAGGAAGAGAGGTTTGTCCCGAGGACATCTATGGAAAACAGGAAATCCATATCAATGGAGATATCACCCTTGCTTTCCAACACTACCTTTACCTCACACAG GATCTGTCCATGTTCACTGAGGGCCGAGGCAGTGAGGTGATTTGGGGGGTGGCAGATTACTGGGTTTCTAGAGTAACCTGGAGCTCAGAAGAAGAGAACTATCACATCTTGG GTGTCATGCCACCTGATGAGTATTACTACGATGTCAACAACTCTGTGTACACTAACACAGTGGCCAAATTCAG TCTCCAGTTTGCTGTGGAGTTGGCTGGTCTGCTCAACTACCCAGCGCCCCCAGAGTGGCAGCAGATAGCTGACCAAATCAAAATTCCATTTGACCCAGAAATTAAATATCACCCTGAATTTGATGGCTATAAGAAAG GTCACCCAGTgaagcaggcagacacagtgaTGTTGGGTTATCCTCTGGGCCTGCCAATGACTCCAGAAGTCAGAAGGAATGACCTGGAGTTATATGAGGCTGTCACAGATCCCCATGGTCCTGCCATGACATGG AGTATGTTTGCAGTAGGTTggctggagctgggagaggCTGAGAAAGCTCAACAAGAACTTCAGAAATGCTTCAAAAATATCCAGGGCCCATTCCAG GTATGGAGTGAGTCAACAGATGGTTCTGGTGCAGTAAACTTTCTCACAGGCATGGGGGGATTTCTGCAAGCTGTGCTGTTTGGCTATACTGGCTTCAG AGTACAGAAGGATTGTCTCGCCTTTGCCCCACTCCTGCCCAATGACATATCTCAGCTTTGTTTAAGGGGTGTAAGTTACCTTGGTGCTAAGATGGACTGGTTGGTTAGGGCACAGGAAGTGTGCATTATTCTGAGGGAACAGGAAGATGCCAAACCCTGTCCTCTGCAGGTCATTCTGAAATCCTCAGGAACCAAAATCCCTCTCATACCAG GAAAACCAGTGACTTTTCCTCAAGAGGCGGGGGAAATCTGTAGACTGGACTCAACGTTGTCTTGTGGGCCAAACTGA